A window from Culex pipiens pallens isolate TS chromosome 3, TS_CPP_V2, whole genome shotgun sequence encodes these proteins:
- the LOC120416180 gene encoding uncharacterized protein LOC120416180, with translation MKYLLLSIASLCILSTATGLTCYSCAAENDCNENVVECTALSATAGLAQILAHKPSLQVIPSTGFKCYKLVVEPAATKTGLAIKGCTYDSTDVCAGVPILAEQKSCNTCGENECNGTSRQLGMGGLGLLVVAVLTLWGGYYKE, from the exons ATGAAGTATCTATTGCTTTCGATCGCTTCGTTGTGCATTCTTAGCACTG CAACGGGCCTCACCTGCTACTCTTGCGCGGCGGAAAATGACTGCAACGAAAACGTGGTTGAGTGCACCGCCCTATCGGCCACCGCCGGATTGGCGCAGATTCTCGCCCACAAACCCTCCCTCCAGGTCATTCCCAGCACCGGCTTCAAGTGCTACAAGCTGGTAGTGGAACCGGCGGCCACCAAGACGGGACTTGCCATCAAGGGTTGCACGTACGACTCGACGGATGTCTGCGCGGGAGTTCCGATCTTGGCCGAGCAAAAGAGTTGCAACACCTGCGGTGAAAATGAGTGCAACGGAACTTCCCGCCAGCTGGGAATGGGCGGGTTGGGGCTGCTGGTGGTGGCGGTGCTGACGCTGTGGGGAGGGTACTATAAGGAGTGA
- the LOC120416186 gene encoding uncharacterized protein LOC120416186 → MAKKLQQQSTKAATTTTTVQINDFGWPLPDCPRPITYSPVVDLRSSASIIISSVKMKVLTVSMIVTSICFQTIAALWCMQGATVDKNGDKSTGNEVEKMPEVAECGAGVALASTALLFAVKPNTISFPSGDYKCYHLKYEDKNSDASTIIKGCIYSSLNVCDGKFTSKKTNEVFCSQCSEDGCNSGGRFGSSLTLLSLAVGLAYLLR, encoded by the exons ATGGCAAAAAAGCTCCAACAACAGTCTACGAAAGCCGCCACAACAACCACCACAGTTCAGATCAACGACTTCGGTTGGCCTTTACCCGACTGCCCGCGACCGATCACTTACAGTCCAGTCGTAGATTTGAGAAGTAGTGCTTCGATCATAATTTCAAGCGTGAAGATGAAAGTGTTGACCGTTTCTATGATTGTGACCTCGATTTGCTTTCAGA CGATCGCTGCCCTGTGGTGCATGCAAGGTGCTACCGTAGACAAAAATGGCGACAAATCCACGGGAAACGAGGTGGAAAAGATGCCCGAAGTGGCCGAATGCGGCGCGGGAGTGGCGTTGGCCTCGACGGCACTGCTGTTCGCGGTGAAGCCCAACACGATCAGCTTCCCATCGGGAGATTACAAGTGCTACCACCTGAAGTATGAGGACAAGAACTCGGATGCGTCGACCATCATCAAGGGTTGCATCTACAGCTCGCTGAACGTTTGCGATGGAAAGTTTACCTCGAAGAAAACGAACGAGGTGTTCTGTAGCCAGTGTAGCGAGGACGGGTGCAACTCCGGGGGACGGTTTGGGTCGAGCTTGACGCTGCTCAGTTTGGCCGTGGGGCTGGCGTACCTGTTGAGGTAG
- the LOC120416181 gene encoding uncharacterized protein LOC120416181: MKVFIVGVILATIGFQSITALKCMQGVEVEKNGAKAEQKDKEKMPEITECGITTAVASTALLFAVKPSTISIPSGDYKCYHLKYEENNSETSTIIKGCIYSSLNVCDGKFSSSNTKESFCSQCTEDGCNSGERFGLSFKLLGLTVVAMLAYLLN, from the exons ATGAAAGTATTCATTGTTGGAGTTATTCTGGCCACAATTGGCTTCCAAT cTATTACCGCCCTAAAGTGTATGCAGGGTGTCGAGGTGGAGAAGAATGGCGCCAAGGCGGAGCAAAAGGACAAGGAGAAGATGCCGGAGATCACCGAGTGCGGAATAACGACCGCGGTGGCCTCGACCGCACTGCTGTTTGCggtcaaacccagcaccatcagcATCCCGTCCGGTGATTACAAGTGCTACCACCTCAAGTACGAGGAAAACAACTCGGAAACGTCGACCATCATCAAGGGCTGCATCTACAGCTCGCTCAACGTTTGCGACGGCAAGTTCAGCTCGAGCAACACCAAGGAGTCGTTCTGCAGCCAGTGCACCGAGGACGGATGCAACTCCGGTGAACGCTTCGGGTTGAGCTTCAAGCTGCTCGGACTCACCGTGGTCGCCATGCTGGCCTACCTTCTTAATTAA